The following coding sequences lie in one Hyphobacterium sp. CCMP332 genomic window:
- a CDS encoding TetR/AcrR family transcriptional regulator: MSTYHHGNLQAALLERAIEVIGHEGVEGLSLRKVAKDLGVSHAAPKRHFRNKADLLAAIVREAYQELTKTVLADVEGVDANDALRRLNLMARSTIRWAVENKAKFSVMTNPDVSRFADDELKVALADFTKLLSHALNDAKSQGFRESASMQTLLVYSVGAALGVATILTDELMRSVLGATENERAIAAMADQIVPIESSR; this comes from the coding sequence AGGTTATTGGCCATGAGGGTGTCGAAGGGCTGTCGCTCAGAAAAGTCGCGAAGGACCTCGGCGTTTCCCATGCAGCCCCAAAGCGCCATTTTAGGAACAAGGCAGACCTATTGGCGGCGATTGTTCGAGAGGCCTACCAAGAATTGACGAAAACAGTTCTTGCGGACGTCGAGGGCGTCGATGCCAATGACGCCCTAAGACGCTTGAATTTAATGGCGCGAAGCACGATCCGATGGGCCGTCGAGAATAAAGCAAAATTCAGCGTCATGACGAACCCCGATGTAAGCCGGTTTGCCGATGACGAGTTGAAGGTCGCCCTCGCTGATTTCACCAAGCTGCTTTCGCATGCATTAAATGACGCAAAATCTCAGGGGTTTCGTGAGAGCGCGTCTATGCAAACGCTACTTGTCTACTCGGTCGGCGCAGCCCTCGGGGTTGCAACTATTCTCACCGACGAATTGATGCGTTCGGTTCTAGGCGCAACCGAGAACGAGCGCGCGATAGCTGCAATGGCCGATCAGATTGTTCCGATCGAGAGCTCACGATGA
- a CDS encoding IS6 family transposase, translating into MKNPFRYFKTSPEVIRLAVMMYVRFPLSLRNVEDLLHERGIDLSHETVRFWWNRFGPMFASEIRKRRADRLRAWPQWQWHLDEVFVKINGVTHYLWRAVDHEGEVLEAYVTKRRDRHAALKFLRKAMKRYGSPQVIVTDRLRSYKAAMKVIGNEDKQDVGRWLNNRAENSHQPLRRRERAMLRFRRMRSLQKFATVHSSVHNHFNLERHINDRNWFKENREIALAEWRQLAA; encoded by the coding sequence ATGAAAAACCCATTTCGTTATTTCAAGACATCACCGGAAGTGATCCGCCTTGCGGTGATGATGTACGTCCGGTTTCCACTGTCGCTTCGGAATGTAGAGGATCTGCTCCACGAGCGTGGCATCGATTTGAGTCACGAGACGGTGCGGTTCTGGTGGAACCGTTTCGGCCCGATGTTCGCCTCTGAGATCAGAAAGCGGCGCGCTGACCGTCTTCGTGCTTGGCCCCAATGGCAATGGCATTTGGACGAGGTGTTCGTCAAGATAAACGGCGTCACTCACTATCTCTGGCGCGCGGTCGATCACGAGGGAGAGGTGCTGGAAGCCTATGTCACAAAGCGTCGGGATCGTCATGCTGCATTGAAGTTTCTGCGCAAGGCGATGAAGCGATATGGCAGCCCGCAAGTTATCGTCACCGACCGGTTACGGTCCTATAAAGCCGCCATGAAAGTCATCGGAAACGAGGACAAACAGGATGTGGGGAGGTGGCTCAACAACAGGGCCGAAAACTCACATCAGCCCTTACGAAGACGCGAGCGGGCGATGCTCAGATTCAGGCGAATGCGAAGTCTTCAGAAGTTCGCCACCGTCCATTCCTCTGTCCACAATCACTTCAATCTCGAACGCCATATCAACGACCGAAACTGGTTCAAGGAGAACCGCGAAATCGCGCTGGCCGAATGGCGGCAGCTTGCGGCCTAA